The DNA window TCCAGTCCACGCCGTGGTGCTCGTAGAACCGCTTGTCCTCCACCGAGACCAGCGCCCACTTCATCGCGAGCGAGATCTGTTCCGGTGCGGCGGGCAGCCGGTACTGCTTGTAGAGCGTCGCGATCGGCGCCCCCGCGCTGTCTGTGACCGTCGTCACCAGCGGCGGTGGCACGTTCGCCAGCTCCGCCGACATGTTGTCGACCGTTTCGCTCGCCCGGTTCGACACCACCCCCGCCGCGCCGACGACCGGGAACAACACCCCGGCGACGAGAACCCCCGCGAGTACACAGAGGCCGAGGAGCTTCAGCAGACCGTCCGTTTTACGCACGTCGCCAGGGTACTTGGCGGCCGTGGGACCTTTGTGACCTCGGTGCGTCCAATACCACGCCGACCCCCCGGACGTGGTCACCTCAGGTCACAAATTCTGATCGGGACCTTCCGAGGGGAACCGCGAGCCCCTACAGTCCGTCAACGTCTCACAAAGAAAAGCCGGCGGATGGGGTAGCGCGGCAGCGCCGTGCGGCCCAACCGGCGGCGCCGATACCGAGGGGGTGTCGGTAGTCCGCGACGTGAGCACAGGGAGCTGGGGGTATGGAGTCCAACCAATCGGATTGGCGTGTCAGCGCGTCGTGCCGGGACAGCGACCCAGACGGGTTGTTCGTCCGAGGTGCGGAGCAGAACAAGGCCAAGACGGTCTGCATGGGGTGTTCGGTGCGCACGGAGTGCCTCGCCGAGGCACTCGACCACCGGATCAACTTCGGTATCTGGGGCGGGATGACGGAACGTGAGCGGCGTGCGCTGCTGCGTCGCCGTCCCGGGGTCGAATCCTGGAGCGCGCTGCTGGAATCGGCGAAACGCGAGTTCAGCGGCGCGGTCGACGACGAGGTCGCCAGGGTCTCCTGAACCGGTGGCGGGGGTGTGGGCCCCCGAATTCACACCCCCGCCAGCCGGTCGCCGATGTCGCGGAGCCCCGCGACGTCGTGCACGTCGCTCGGCAGGGCGGGCACGGAGATCACCGGGACCTCCGGATGGGCCTTCGTGAACCGCGCCAGCAGCCGCTGCTCGCGCTCGTCGAGCGCGACGCGGTCGGCGTGCAGGCGTAGCACCGCGGTGGCCAGCGGCGCGTTCTCGCTGCCCGAGTCCAGCTTGTCGGCCGCGGAGAGCGCGGCGGTCGCGGTCAGGTCGGCGAGCACCGGGTGCGTCCGGTTCGCGACCAGCCCGGCCAGCGGCATGGACTCGGTGGAGAGCCGTTCCACGAAGTAGCTCGCTTCGCGCAGCGCGTCCGGTTCCGGCGCGGCCACCACCAGGAACGAGGTGCCGCCGGAGCGCAGCAGCTCCGCGGTCTTGCGCGCCCGCTCGCGGAACCCGCCGAACATGCTGTCGAAGGCCTGCATGAACGCGGACGCGTCGGTGAGCAGCTGCCCGCCGATGATCGTCGACACGGCCTTGGCGAACATCGAGAACCCCGCGCTGACGACCTTGCGCAGGCCCCAGCCGCCTGCCTTCGCCGGCCCGGTCAGCAGCCGGATCATGCGGCCGTCGAGCGCGCTCGAAAGCCGCGAGGGCGCGTCGAGGAAGTCCAACGCCGAACGGCTCGGCGGCGTGTCCACGACGATCAGGTCCCAGTCCCCGGTCGCCGCGAGCTGCCCGAGCTTCTCCATCGCCATGTACTCCTGCGTGCCGGAGAACGACGTGGAAATGGTCTGGTAGAAGGGATTCGCGAGCAGCTGCTCGGCGCGTTCCGGCCCGGCGTGCACGCGCACCATGTCGTCGAAGGTGCGCCGCATGTCGAGCATCATCGCCCACAGCTCGCCCTTGGGCTCGAACCCGTCGACCGACACCTGCTTCGGGTGGTTTCCCAGCTCTCGGAGGCCGAGCGCCTGGGCGAGCCGCTTGGCAGGGTCGATGGTGAGCACCACCGTCTGGCGGCCGCGCTCGGCGGCGCGCAAGGCGATCGCCGCGGCCGTGGTGGTCTTGCCGACCCCACCGGATCCGCAGCACACCACGATCTTCGTGGCCGGGTCGTCGATCAGGGCGTCGACATCGAGGCCGTCTTCCGACATCAGCGCACTCCCTGGTCGATCAGCCGCTCCGCGAGATCGTAGAGCGCGGCGACGTCCACGCCGTCGGTCAGCTCCGGCAGCTCGAGCGTCGGCAGATCGGCTTCGGCGAGCTGTTCGCGCGCCCGCTGCTCCGCGGCGACCCTGATCGCGTGCTCGACGGTCTCCTCGACGAGCGCGTCCAGCGTCTTTTCGGGCAGGGCGAGCCCCGCCGCGGTGAGGCCGGTGCGCACGCGGGACGCGTCGACGCGGCCGTCCGCGGCCGCGGTCACCGACCGCGCCGGGAGCCGCGGCGGGCGGACGCGGTTGACCAGCACGGCGCCCGGCCGCAGGTCCGCGCCGTCCAGCTCGGCGACCGCCTCCACGGTTTCGCGGACCGGCATCTCCTCCAGCAGCGTCACCAGGTGCACGGCGGTCTCACCGGAGTGCAGCAGCCGGACCACGCCGTCGGCCTGGCCGCGGATCGGGCCGGTCTTCGCCAGATCGGTCAGTGCTTTCGTGACGTCGAGGAACTTGACCACCCGCCCGGTCGGCGGCGAGTCCACCACCACCGCGTCGTAGGTGTGCCTGCCGCCGGACTCGGTGCGCCCCACACACTCCTTGATCTTGCCGGTCAGCAGCACGTCGCGGAGGCCGGGCGCGAGCGTGGTGGCGAACTCGATCGCACCCATCCGCCGCAGCGTCCGCCCGGCGAAGCCCAGGTTGTAGAACATCTCGAAGTATTCGAGCAGCGCCGCTTCGACATCGATGTGCAGCGCGCGTAGTTCGCCATTTCCTGGCGCGGACGCGATGCGCTGCTCGGCGTAGGGCAGCGGCTCGGTGTCGAACAGCTGCGCGATGCCCTGGCGGCCCTCGACCTCGATGAGCAGAACCCGCCTGCCCGCGCTGGCCAGCGCGAGCCCGAGCGCGGCGGAGAGCGTGGTCTTGCCGGTACCGCCCTTGCCGGTCACGAAGTGCAGGCGGGCACGTGCGAGCTCGTCGGTCCAGCCGGCCAGGGGTGTCGTCACGTCCGCAGCTTAAGTCACTAGCTGGCAAGGAGCATGACGCTCACGGCGGCCACGACCACCGCGACCAGCACCCACGTCACGACGGCGGGCAGCACGGTGAGCATCAGCACACCCAGGATGAGCAGGATCGTGAAGGTGACCGCCCCGCCGATCGCGACCTGACCCGAACTCTGGGTGTGGTCACGCACCTTCGCCATCACCGCGAGCGTGAGCAGCACCCCCGCCACCGCGAGCAGCACCGTCGCGATGATCCGCCAGCCTTCCACGCGTCAACCGTACTGAACGCGCGCGGATCTTGTCGGCGACCGGCCAGTCGGTCCATTGTGGACGCACCATTGTCGCGTTTTACCGGCGCGGCGCCATCGGGCCCATCGGGGTGCAGGGGACCCGTTTCGCGTGCGCCGGGTCGAGGGCGTTGAGGACGTGGCCAGCCGCGTTCGGGTCGAACACGATGCCCATGTGGTTCACGCGGTCCTTCCGGCAGCCGTCCTGCAACACGATGTTGCGGACGTTGGGGCCGGTGCCGAAACCGTTGGTGTACGGCACGATGTTGAGGTCGTACCTGGTCGCGATGTTCGTGTAGGCGATACCGGGCAGGAACGCGCCGCCCTTGTTCAGCTTCGCCAGGAACGCCGAACCGGTGAGCACCTGCGGGCACGCGCCGCAGTCCCCGATGGCGGGGATCTGGCCGAGCCCGAGCCAGCGCACGAGCGCGAAGACGTCTCCGATGCCGAGCGGGTCGGTGCCCTGCCACACCGGCGCGAGGCCGACGTAGGTGTGGATGCGCATCCGCCCGCCGAGGAACTTCGCGTAGTAGGCGGGCACCAGCGTGCCCTGCGAGAAGCCGACGATGTCTACTTTGGACACTCCGGTCGTGGTGACCACCTTCTCCACGAAGGACCGGACCTCGACCGCGCTGTCCTCGATCGGGGTGAGCCCGCCGATCACGTCGGAGACGATCGGCGCGGTGGGCAGCACGCCGTAGGTGAGCGCGAAGGCGCAGTAGCCCCGTTTCGCGAGCAGCGGGCCGAGTGTCTGCCAGGTGTAGTCCTTGTTGTCGCCGGTGCCGTGCACCAGCACCACCGGGTGCGGGTGCGCCGCGCTCGGGCGGCACGACCAATCGCCGTAACCGCCTGCCGGGCTGGCGGCGGCCGGCGCCACGGTGAGCAGGCCCGTCAGCGCGGCGACGACGGCGAGCAGGGCGAACCTGGATCTGCGCATGGGGCTCCTGCCTGGGGCATGCCGGGGGAAGGGTCTCCCGTCAAGATTTCCGGACCGCGGAGCCGATGCCAATTGCACGGCTGAGTGGACTATCCGTAGCTGCCGGACACGAAGGGTCACCGGCGCCGGGGATCCCGAGAACGCGTCGTGGACCGGGGGAGGCGTCCGTTAGGCTCCCGGCCCATGAGTGCCAAGTGGGAGTACGCCACCGTTCCGCTACTGATCCACGCGACCAAGCAGATCCTGGACCAATGGGGCGAGGACGGCTGGGAACTGGTCACCGTGCTGCCCAACCCGAGCGGCGAACAGCACGTCGCGTACCTCAAGCGAGCCAAGGACTGAAACCCATGAGCTGGAGCGGAAGGCTTACCGAACTCGGCATCGAACTGCCCGGCGTCGCGGCGCCGCTGGCTTCGTACGCGCCCGCCGTGCGCACCGGGTCCTACGTGTACACCTCCGGTCAGCTGCCGTTCGTCGACGGCGAGCTGGCCGCCACCGGCAAGGTCGGCGCCGAGATCAGCCCCGAAGAGGCGCAGAAGTTCTCGCGGACGTCGGCGCTCAACGCGCTCGCCGCGATCCACGCGCTCGTCGGCATCGACGAGATCGTGCGCGTGGTGAAGGTGGTCGGGTTCGTCGCCTCCGCGGAGGGGTTCACCGGCCAGCCCGCGGTCGTGAACGGCGCTTCGGAACTGCTCGGCGAGATCTTCGGCGAGCAGGGCGTGCACGCGAGGTCGGCGGTCGGGGTCGCGGAGCTGCCGATCGGGTCACCGGTCGAGATCGAACTCGTAGTCGAGGTGAAGTGATGGACCCGGACATCGAACAGTCCTGCCACGAACTGCTCCTGCGGCTCGCGGGCAGGCTGCCCGACCAGCTGCTGTGGCGCTTCCGCGACTGGCTCGGCGAGGGCGCGATGGGCACGCTCGCGCGGACCCTCCCGCGCTCTTTGCTAAAGCACAGGATTGACCTTGATCAACCGGAGTACCGCCTGCTGGTCGCGGGATTGGTGCCACACGGTGCGGACTGGCATCAGGTTAGTTCTACGCTCGGGGTAGACGACGTCACCCAGACCGGGTACACATTCACGCAGAGTGCCCCCGAATGGGTGAACTCCGTCGATTCGGTGTCCGTGTTGATCCACGCAACGTTGCGGGGTCGCCCGGACGTGGGTGAAGTGCGGGAAAGCTGGCGCCTGAACACCTTGGCGCCCGGTGAGCAGGAGGCCAAACGGGTCCTGCTGATCACCGCGCTGGCCGGTCTGCCTCGGCTGACCGGTGAGCTGCAGCGGGTCATGCGGGTGCTGGGCGACGAGGAGCCCAGCGTCGAAGTGATGCCGCCGCGACTGGAGCTTCCCGCGTATCACCGGGCGGCGCTGGAGAGCTCCGAGCTCGTCTGCGTCGGCGCGGTGGGCACCGGGCACCGGCTCGCGGCCGCGTAGAGCTCGCCCTCCGGCGAGCTGGAGGGGAGTTATGGGCATGGCCGAGGTTCACGACGGGACCGCGACCGACGGGTTCGCGGTGCCGTTGCGACTGCACAACCTGCTGCTCGCACTGGCGGGCCGCCTCGACGACAGCGCGCTGTCGGAAGCGCGGGAGCTGGTGGTGCGTTCGCGCCTCGACGAGGCCGTCGAGCTGACCACCGGCGCGCTCATCGCGGGCAGGGTCCCGGTGAGCCCGAACGAGCAGCGCGAGCTGGCGCTCGTGCTCGAGTTCAGCCGGTCGGACGCGACGTTGGCCGACCAGCTGAAGATCGAGGACGAGGTCCCGAAGATCCAGCACCGCTTCAGCGGCGAGAACGAGCCGGAGCGCGGTGTCGCCGACGCCATCGAGCGCACCGTGAGCGTGCTGCCAGACCTGCGGTCGGTGCACGCCGTCTGGCGCAACACCCCCGCGGGCAGCGTGCCCGGCCCGCTGCCGCAGCGCGTGGTGCTCGTCGACATCGGCCCCGAAGGCAACCCGCCCGCCGTCGCCTACCGCGTGGACAGCGCGCTGCGGCGTGCCGGGATCCGCGCTGTCGTCGAGGTCAGCGGCCCGACGGCGGAACGCTCGGACTACCGCGACTCCGCGCTCGGCTCCGCCAGCGCGGTCTGGCTCGCGGGCAAGCAGGTGCCGGGCCCCAGCGCCCAGCCCGCCGCGGTTTCCTCGTCCTCGTCCGGGTCGTCGAGTGCGAAGGCCAAGGGCAGGCACACGTCGCGGCACGAGGTCGCCGAGCCCGCTCCGGAGCCTGAACCAGAACCGGTCACCGCGAGCGAACCCGAACCCGCCCCGGAACCGGAGCCCGCACCCGAAGCGCCGCCAGAGGTGACGCCGGAGGCTTCGGCGCCTGCCGCCCCGAAGCTGTCGGCGGTCCCTTCGGAGCCGTCCGAGCCCGAGGCGCCTTCGTTGCCACCGGGTCCGCCCGCGTTCGCCGACTACGAGAACCGGGTCGAAAGCACCGCGGATCTGAGCTCCGCCGAGGTCGCGCAGCTGCGTGCCGCGCTCGCCGAGAATCCCGAGAAGGGCAAGGCGATCGCGGCCGCGAAGTTCGGCCCGAACGAGGTCGTCGAACTGCCCGACCTCGACCTCAACGACCCGCAGCTGTCCGAGCGCGACCGCAGGCTGCTGCGCGAGCTGCACGCCGAGCTGGCCGAGCGGGAGCGGGCCGAGGCGGCCAAGATCCGGCTCAACGGGCGCGGTGGTGAGCAGGCCGACACCCGCTGGGTCGACGGCTTCTCCGGCGCGTAGCGGGAATTCGTCCGAGGTATGTTGCGGGCGTGCCTGAAGAACGCGAAACACTGAGCTTCGACGCGCCGTCGACCATCGAGATCGCCGGTGACGACGGACCTCCGTCGACGCCGAAGGACGCCGCGACCGTGATGCTGGTGCGCGACACCGGTGCTGGGATCGAGGTCTTCCTGCAGCGACGGGTCGCGGCGATGGAGTTCGCCGCCGGGATGACCGTCTTCCCCGGCGGCGGGGTCGACAAGCGCGACGCGGACGTGTCCATCTCGTGGGCAGGGCCGTCACCGGAGCAGTGGGCCGAGTGGTTCAGCTGCGAGGTTTCGGTCGCTCGCGCGCTCGTGTGCGCGGCGGTGCGCGAGACGTTCGAGGAGTCGGGCGTGCTGCTCGCGGGGACGCAGGACACCGTCCTCGAAGACACCGGGCCGTACCAGGACGTGCGGCAGCGGCTCGTCTCCCGTGAGGTGTCGCTCGCCGGTTTCCTCGCCAAGGCAGGGCTGACGCTGCGCGCGGACTTGTTGCGCCCGTGGGCGAACTGGCTCACCCCGCCGCAGGAGGGCCGCCGGTACGACACCAGGTTCTTCGCGGCCGCGCTGCCGGTGGGCCAGCGCGCGGACGGCCTGACGACCGAGGCCGAGAGCTCCGGCTGGCAGCGTCCCGAGGACGCGATGGCGGACGCCCGCGACGGCCGCAGCGTCCTGATGCCACCGACTTGGATCACGTTGACGGAGCTGGCCGAGTTCGCCACGGTGGAGGACGCGCTGGCCAGCGAGCGCGAGATCAGCAAGATCATGCCGTCGCTCGTGCGGGACGGCGACCAGGTGCGAGTGGTGGTGGAAAAGCCGTGACCCATCCCGCCTACGGCGTGGCGAGGCAGGTCGGTCCGATCGCGACCGTGGTGCTCGAGGACAACCCGTCCGAGATGACGCTCGAAGGCACGAACAGCTGGATCCTGCGCGCGCCCGGCGCCGCGGGCAGCGTCGTCATCGATCCCGGTTACCGCGATCTGGCGCACCTCGAAGCGCTCGCGGCCGCGGCGGAGGGCGCCGAACTGGTGCTCCTCACGCACTTCCACGGCGATCACGCCGAGGGTGCGCCGTGGCTCGCCGACCGGCTCGGCGTGCCGGTCCGCGCGTTCGACGCGTCGCTGTGCGCGGGCGCGGAGCCGCTCGTGGACGGCGAGGTGGTCTCGGCGGCCGGGCTGGAGATCCGGATCCTGCACACGCCCGGTCACACCGGTGACTCGGTGACGCTCGTCGTCGAGCACGAGGGCGAGACGACCGTGCTCACCGGCGACACGATCCTCGGCAGGGGCACCACGGTGCTCGAAAACCTCGGCGACTACCTGCGTTCGTTGCGCGCGCTCATCGCGCTGCCGGACGGATCGCTCGGCCTGCCGGGGCACGGCCCGGAGCTGGCGGATCTGCCCGCCACCGCCCGTGCCTACCTGGCGCACCGGGAAGAACGGATCGAGCAGGTGCGTTCGGCACTGCGGGAGCTCGGTC is part of the Amycolatopsis sp. CA-230715 genome and encodes:
- a CDS encoding WhiB family transcriptional regulator; protein product: MESNQSDWRVSASCRDSDPDGLFVRGAEQNKAKTVCMGCSVRTECLAEALDHRINFGIWGGMTERERRALLRRRPGVESWSALLESAKREFSGAVDDEVARVS
- a CDS encoding ArsA family ATPase; translated protein: MSEDGLDVDALIDDPATKIVVCCGSGGVGKTTTAAAIALRAAERGRQTVVLTIDPAKRLAQALGLRELGNHPKQVSVDGFEPKGELWAMMLDMRRTFDDMVRVHAGPERAEQLLANPFYQTISTSFSGTQEYMAMEKLGQLAATGDWDLIVVDTPPSRSALDFLDAPSRLSSALDGRMIRLLTGPAKAGGWGLRKVVSAGFSMFAKAVSTIIGGQLLTDASAFMQAFDSMFGGFRERARKTAELLRSGGTSFLVVAAPEPDALREASYFVERLSTESMPLAGLVANRTHPVLADLTATAALSAADKLDSGSENAPLATAVLRLHADRVALDEREQRLLARFTKAHPEVPVISVPALPSDVHDVAGLRDIGDRLAGV
- a CDS encoding ArsA-related P-loop ATPase, with the protein product MTTPLAGWTDELARARLHFVTGKGGTGKTTLSAALGLALASAGRRVLLIEVEGRQGIAQLFDTEPLPYAEQRIASAPGNGELRALHIDVEAALLEYFEMFYNLGFAGRTLRRMGAIEFATTLAPGLRDVLLTGKIKECVGRTESGGRHTYDAVVVDSPPTGRVVKFLDVTKALTDLAKTGPIRGQADGVVRLLHSGETAVHLVTLLEEMPVRETVEAVAELDGADLRPGAVLVNRVRPPRLPARSVTAAADGRVDASRVRTGLTAAGLALPEKTLDALVEETVEHAIRVAAEQRAREQLAEADLPTLELPELTDGVDVAALYDLAERLIDQGVR
- a CDS encoding esterase/lipase family protein, whose product is MRRSRFALLAVVAALTGLLTVAPAAASPAGGYGDWSCRPSAAHPHPVVLVHGTGDNKDYTWQTLGPLLAKRGYCAFALTYGVLPTAPIVSDVIGGLTPIEDSAVEVRSFVEKVVTTTGVSKVDIVGFSQGTLVPAYYAKFLGGRMRIHTYVGLAPVWQGTDPLGIGDVFALVRWLGLGQIPAIGDCGACPQVLTGSAFLAKLNKGGAFLPGIAYTNIATRYDLNIVPYTNGFGTGPNVRNIVLQDGCRKDRVNHMGIVFDPNAAGHVLNALDPAHAKRVPCTPMGPMAPRR
- a CDS encoding DUF4177 domain-containing protein gives rise to the protein MSAKWEYATVPLLIHATKQILDQWGEDGWELVTVLPNPSGEQHVAYLKRAKD
- a CDS encoding RidA family protein, translating into MSWSGRLTELGIELPGVAAPLASYAPAVRTGSYVYTSGQLPFVDGELAATGKVGAEISPEEAQKFSRTSALNALAAIHALVGIDEIVRVVKVVGFVASAEGFTGQPAVVNGASELLGEIFGEQGVHARSAVGVAELPIGSPVEIELVVEVK
- a CDS encoding NUDIX hydrolase, coding for MLVRDTGAGIEVFLQRRVAAMEFAAGMTVFPGGGVDKRDADVSISWAGPSPEQWAEWFSCEVSVARALVCAAVRETFEESGVLLAGTQDTVLEDTGPYQDVRQRLVSREVSLAGFLAKAGLTLRADLLRPWANWLTPPQEGRRYDTRFFAAALPVGQRADGLTTEAESSGWQRPEDAMADARDGRSVLMPPTWITLTELAEFATVEDALASEREISKIMPSLVRDGDQVRVVVEKP
- a CDS encoding MBL fold metallo-hydrolase; this translates as MTHPAYGVARQVGPIATVVLEDNPSEMTLEGTNSWILRAPGAAGSVVIDPGYRDLAHLEALAAAAEGAELVLLTHFHGDHAEGAPWLADRLGVPVRAFDASLCAGAEPLVDGEVVSAAGLEIRILHTPGHTGDSVTLVVEHEGETTVLTGDTILGRGTTVLENLGDYLRSLRALIALPDGSLGLPGHGPELADLPATARAYLAHREERIEQVRSALRELGPDASARQIVELVYADVDRALWVPAEFSVRAQLDYLRTENR